Proteins from one Niallia circulans genomic window:
- a CDS encoding CpaF/VirB11 family protein — protein sequence MSISEDLLLEIKNDLRENHAEEFQEAFADLETREVLKKIIANKHGSILNDDEKLESVVRELVGLGLVEELREDLRVTDVGFDGTKLIVEGNGIEKYSLETVSENEVIKLIAKFSNSTGKEISSKNPILNTSKDFMRLNAVHKQNAPSGTTMAIRISRPYMALSEENFKDFAPLEILEFLKAAVKGRSNMVIAGETGSGKTEFQKLLMSYIPFKERMAVIESTIDIYAKELWPDKDIFSWLATEGVSIEELIAYAGLRSHPVWIIVGEILGKEVYQMLQGILTGHRFMTTAHAYDARAIPKRLLGMAKSGYEVDDKMFLDDIYSYVHFGIHLKKINGRRFLSEIVEFHGDHTATTVFKQRMKKDGSLDISYGELSQDFFERIHELGSDFEGFKRDEE from the coding sequence ATGTCTATATCTGAGGATCTCTTATTAGAGATTAAAAATGATCTTAGAGAGAATCATGCTGAGGAATTTCAAGAAGCATTTGCTGACTTGGAAACCAGAGAAGTACTAAAGAAAATTATTGCAAACAAGCATGGTTCTATTTTAAATGATGATGAAAAACTGGAATCCGTTGTAAGGGAGCTAGTAGGATTAGGATTGGTTGAAGAGTTAAGGGAGGATTTAAGAGTCACGGATGTTGGCTTTGATGGTACAAAGTTAATTGTGGAAGGAAACGGTATCGAAAAGTATTCATTGGAAACTGTTTCTGAAAATGAAGTAATAAAATTAATAGCTAAATTTTCTAATTCTACTGGAAAAGAAATTTCAAGTAAAAATCCAATCCTTAACACTAGTAAAGACTTTATGCGATTAAACGCTGTTCATAAACAAAATGCACCTAGTGGAACTACAATGGCAATTCGTATTTCTCGACCATATATGGCATTAAGCGAAGAGAACTTTAAGGATTTTGCTCCTTTAGAAATTTTAGAGTTCTTAAAGGCTGCTGTTAAGGGAAGGTCAAATATGGTTATTGCTGGGGAGACTGGTTCAGGGAAAACCGAATTTCAAAAGCTTTTAATGAGTTATATCCCTTTTAAAGAAAGAATGGCAGTTATTGAATCAACCATAGATATTTACGCAAAAGAATTATGGCCTGACAAGGATATATTCAGTTGGTTAGCAACTGAGGGAGTAAGTATAGAAGAGCTAATAGCATATGCTGGACTCAGAAGTCATCCCGTTTGGATTATAGTTGGTGAAATCCTTGGAAAAGAAGTTTATCAAATGTTACAAGGGATTTTGACAGGACATAGATTTATGACTACTGCTCATGCTTATGATGCCAGAGCTATCCCAAAACGTTTACTTGGTATGGCGAAATCTGGTTATGAAGTAGACGATAAAATGTTTTTAGATGATATCTATAGTTATGTTCATTTTGGCATTCATCTAAAAAAGATAAATGGTCGACGTTTCTTATCGGAAATTGTAGAGTTTCATGGAGATCACACAGCTACCACAGTTTTTAAACAAAGAATGAAAAAAGATGGATCATTAGATATATCATATGGAGAACTTAGCCAGGACTTCTTTGAAAGAATTCACGAATTGGGTTCAGACTTTGAAGGATTTAAAAGGGATGAGGAATAA